In Lactococcus garvieae subsp. garvieae, the following proteins share a genomic window:
- a CDS encoding DUF3173 family protein, translating into MQKTVNYVDLMKIGFPEHTSRTIIQQAKKLAVIEYENEIKRSGKNKEKMVKYPCSPFANRRLGVAPRKIIEELLGFSLLDESEEIK; encoded by the coding sequence ATGCAGAAAACAGTAAATTATGTAGATTTGATGAAAATCGGATTTCCAGAACATACTTCAAGGACTATCATACAACAAGCCAAAAAGTTGGCTGTGATTGAATATGAGAATGAAATTAAGAGGTCTGGTAAAAATAAAGAGAAAATGGTAAAATATCCTTGTTCTCCATTTGCAAATCGGCGCTTGGGAGTAGCTCCTCGAAAAATTATAGAAGAGTTGCTGGGATTCTCACTTTTAGATGAAAGTGAGGAAATAAAATGA
- a CDS encoding tyrosine-type recombinase/integrase has protein sequence MTKKYPGCNYDNKGRAYYQVEFPPDENGFRKTKKSRKNQFGQPLKNLQEAWEEAVRLRNEFHQSNGILVDEKLTYSDYLDNIYLPYYTAKNNETTVETAKAPFKKIRGKVGRKSIALLNIRECESFRVFLLNSESEGYARKIWGNFKASMEYAYKLGYIKENPIRRLDSMPMTNTISDYWKPSDFKKVIQTFDLTDYVERWQCLLLWSYFMTGLRVNEMLCLTWDDISFSSKKLFVRKTFAYTKEKKWHIQEFLKTDAGYRTLELDEVTLQYMREWKEIQAKVNDKGYIFSSMGEPTYIWKVTSILKKHSKLAGVKKISGKGLRHSTASYLINVLNRDVLFVAQYLGHSSPNVTLRTYAHWFNGSNEEISTMLTDSLKKSGLANVFD, from the coding sequence ATGACAAAAAAATATCCAGGTTGTAATTATGACAACAAAGGAAGAGCTTATTATCAAGTGGAATTCCCACCTGATGAAAATGGATTTCGTAAAACGAAAAAAAGTCGTAAAAATCAATTCGGTCAACCTTTAAAAAATCTTCAAGAGGCTTGGGAGGAAGCAGTTCGCCTAAGAAATGAATTTCATCAATCAAATGGAATTTTGGTGGATGAGAAATTGACTTACTCGGATTATTTGGACAATATATATTTGCCTTATTATACTGCCAAAAATAATGAAACGACTGTGGAAACAGCCAAAGCTCCTTTTAAGAAAATCAGAGGAAAAGTTGGAAGAAAAAGTATTGCTTTACTTAATATTCGAGAATGTGAATCCTTTCGCGTATTTTTATTGAATAGCGAATCAGAAGGTTATGCTCGAAAAATTTGGGGAAATTTCAAGGCTTCAATGGAATATGCTTATAAATTAGGATATATCAAGGAAAATCCAATCCGCCGTTTGGATTCAATGCCTATGACGAACACTATTTCAGATTATTGGAAACCTTCGGATTTCAAGAAAGTGATTCAGACATTCGATTTGACTGATTATGTTGAACGTTGGCAGTGTTTATTGCTTTGGAGCTATTTCATGACAGGATTACGTGTAAATGAAATGCTTTGTTTAACGTGGGATGATATTTCTTTTTCTTCAAAGAAGCTCTTTGTCAGAAAAACTTTTGCTTATACAAAGGAAAAGAAATGGCATATCCAAGAATTTCTCAAAACTGATGCAGGATATCGAACACTAGAACTTGATGAAGTTACACTTCAATACATGAGGGAGTGGAAAGAAATTCAAGCTAAAGTCAATGATAAAGGCTATATTTTCTCTTCTATGGGAGAGCCAACTTATATTTGGAAAGTAACTTCAATCTTGAAGAAGCATTCTAAATTAGCTGGCGTAAAGAAAATATCTGGAAAAGGTCTTCGACATTCAACGGCAAGTTATTTGATTAATGTATTGAATAGAGATGTTTTGTTTGTTGCACAATACTTAGGGCATTCTAGCCCCAATGTAACCTTAAGGACTTATGCGCACTGGTTTAATGGATCAAATGAAGAAATTTCAACTATGTTGACTGATAGTCTCAAAAAATCAGGACTTGCAAATGTTTTTGATTAG